From Etheostoma cragini isolate CJK2018 chromosome 14, CSU_Ecrag_1.0, whole genome shotgun sequence, the proteins below share one genomic window:
- the LOC117956307 gene encoding transmembrane protein 42, whose protein sequence is MFPGVFYALLAGFLGAVASSSAKLSLGADYLKGVCETGLRTWGEQRKFRQADETTACDRLHIPLRLLCGGLLFTCNAVMWTFLAKALRYSSSSTQTTVTTTASNFISSAFLGQLIFGEAQITLWWVGISLTFSGLLVLQRVSPQDGQLDADAKDE, encoded by the exons ATGTTCCCGGGAGTTTTCTATGCATTGCTGGCGGGTTTCCTAGGGGCCGTGGCGTCGTCGTCGGCCAAACTGTCCCTCGGAGCCGACTACCTGAAGGGAGTCTGTGAAACCGGACTCCGAACGTGGGGAGAGCAGCGGAAATTCAGACAAGCGGACGAAACTACCGCCTGCGACCGG CTCCACATCCCATTGAGGCTGCTGTGTGGCGGTCTGCTTTTCACCTGCAATGCTGTGATGTGGACCTTCCTTGCCAAAGCACTCAGgtactcctcttcctccacccaAACCACTGTGACCACCACCGCCTCCAACTTCATATCTTCC GCTTTTCTGGGCCAGCTGATCTTTGGTGAAGCCCAGATAACGTTGTGGTGGGTTGGGATCTCCCTGACCTTCTCAGGTCTGTTGGTGCTGCAGAGGGTTTCACCGCAGGATGGACAACTGGACGCAGATGCCAAGGACGAATAA
- the zdhhc3b gene encoding palmitoyltransferase ZDHHC3: protein MKSPAHRTRDIERKAGYLRPEHCAPPPLRTGSDTMWFIRDGCGIVCGVITWFLVFYAEFVVVFVMLLPAKNVIYSLFNGVIFNGLAFLALASHAKAMCTDPGAVPKGNATKEFIESLQLKPGQVVYKCPKCCSIKPDRAHHCSVCKRCIKKMDHHCPWVNNCVGENNQKYFVLFTMYIALISFHALLLVTFHFVFCFEEDWTKCSNFSPPATVVLLILLCFEGLLFLIFTAVMFGTQVHSICSDETGIEQLKKEERRWAKRSKWMSMKVVFGHPFSIAWLNPFATPDHGKADLYQYIV from the exons ATGAAGAGCCCGGCGCACCGCACCAGGGACATTGAGAGGAAAGCTGGCTACCTGAGGCCTGAGCACTGCGCCCCTCCCCCACTCCGCACCGGCTCCGACACCATGTGGTTCATCCGTGACGGCTGTGGCATCGTGTGCGGCGTCATCACCTGGTTCCTGGTCTTCTACGCTGAGTTTGTGGTGGTGTTCGTCATGCTGCTGCCTGCCAAGAACGTGATCTACAGCCTCTTCAACGGGGTGATCTTCAATGGCCTTGCTTTCCTCGCCCTTGCCTCTCATGCCAAGGCGATGTGCACAGACCCG gGAGCCGTGCCTAAAGGGAACGCTACCAAAGAATTCATCGAAAGCCTGCAACTCAAACCAGGACAGGTTGTGTACAAGTGTCCAAAGTGCTGCAGCATAAAGCCCGACAGAGCTCACCACTGCAG TGTGTGTAAACGCTGCATCAAAAAGATGGACCACCACTGTCCCTGGGTGAACAACTGTGTCGGAGAGAACAACCAGAAATACTTTGTGCTCTTCACA ATGTATATTGCACTAATATCCTTCCACGCGCTATTGTTGGTGAccttccattttgttttctgctttgaAGAAGACTGGACAA AGTGCAGTAACTTCTCTCCCCCAGCAACTGtcgtcctcctcatcctcctctgctTTGAGGGTCTCCTCTTTCTGATCTTCACTGCAGTCATGTTTGGTACTCAGGTCCACTCCATCTGCAGCGATGAGACG GGTATCGAACAGCTTAAGAAGGAGGAGAGACGATGGGCCAAAAGGTCAAAATGGATGAGTATGAAGGTGGTGTTTGGTCATCCATTCTCTATAGCCTGGCTGAACCCCTTTGCAACACCCGACCACGGCAAGGCAGACTTGTACCAGTACATTGTGTGA